A genomic segment from uncultured Alistipes sp. encodes:
- a CDS encoding nuclear transport factor 2 family protein, with translation MRASIEEYKAVEAAAMKFVKSVAEGNSKYARELFIDEAVLFGYLDGKLEHGSIEQFYRNVDTVGAGDDFKARIDVVDVEETLAVVRVLEEKWGGRIDFTDYLLLMKMNGEWRCVAKAYNQNSDTIQK, from the coding sequence ATGAGAGCAAGTATCGAAGAGTACAAGGCAGTGGAAGCAGCTGCCATGAAGTTTGTGAAAAGCGTGGCGGAAGGCAACAGCAAGTACGCCCGCGAGTTGTTTATTGACGAAGCCGTCCTGTTCGGCTACCTCGACGGGAAGCTGGAGCACGGCAGCATCGAGCAGTTCTACCGCAATGTGGACACCGTAGGCGCAGGCGATGACTTCAAGGCACGCATCGATGTGGTGGACGTGGAAGAGACCCTCGCCGTGGTGCGCGTGCTGGAAGAGAAATGGGGAGGCCGTATCGACTTCACCGACTACCTGCTGCTGATGAAGATGAACGGCGAGTGGCGGTGCGTGGCAAAGGCGTACAATCAGAATTCGGATACCATTCAAAAGTAA
- a CDS encoding CTP synthase yields the protein MKLTKPKYIFVTGGVASSLGKGIISASIARLLQARGYSVTIQKLDPYINVDPGTLNPYEHGECYVTEDGAETDLDLGHYERFTNQPTSKANNVTTGRIYKSVIEKERKGEYLGKTVQVIPHITDEIKRRIQLLGQTKKYDVIITEIGGTVGDIESQPFIESVRQLRYALGYRNTALVHLTLIPYMAASGEMKTKPTQHSVKALLENGLQPDILVLRAEHSLTTALKRKVALFCNVDANAVMESIDVPSIYEVPLMMHAQHLDEVVLDKLNLPADKEPDMDAWCAFVEKIKHPSKKIDIALVGKYTELHDAYKSISESFIHAGAVNDCHVKLHYVNSEKITPENVEAQLGKMGGILVAPGFGNRGIEGKIEAVRFARENRIPFLGICLGMQCAVIEFARNVLGIADANSSEMEQTAHPVIDLMEEQKGVTAKGGTMRLGAYPCVLRKGSKAAEAYGKLNISERHRHRYEFNNDYLERFEAAGMKAVGVNPDTNLVEVVEIEGHPWFVGTQFHPEYKSTVLSPSPLFVAFVKAALEFAEAK from the coding sequence ATGAAACTGACGAAACCCAAGTACATATTCGTGACGGGCGGTGTCGCCTCCTCGCTCGGGAAGGGAATCATTTCCGCCTCGATCGCGCGTCTGCTGCAGGCGCGGGGCTATTCCGTGACCATTCAGAAACTCGACCCCTACATCAACGTCGACCCCGGAACGCTCAACCCCTACGAGCACGGCGAATGCTACGTCACCGAAGACGGCGCGGAAACCGACCTCGACCTCGGACACTACGAGCGCTTTACGAACCAGCCCACCTCGAAGGCCAACAACGTCACCACCGGACGCATCTACAAAAGCGTCATCGAGAAGGAGCGAAAGGGCGAGTATCTCGGGAAAACCGTCCAGGTCATCCCCCATATCACCGATGAGATCAAACGCCGCATCCAGCTCCTCGGACAGACCAAAAAGTACGATGTGATCATCACCGAAATCGGCGGTACGGTCGGCGATATCGAGTCGCAGCCCTTCATCGAATCGGTGCGCCAGCTCCGCTATGCGCTCGGATACAGGAATACCGCTCTGGTGCATCTGACCCTGATCCCCTACATGGCCGCGTCGGGAGAGATGAAGACCAAACCTACGCAGCACTCCGTCAAGGCGCTGCTCGAAAACGGACTCCAGCCCGATATCCTCGTCCTGAGAGCCGAGCACTCGCTCACAACGGCCCTCAAACGTAAGGTCGCCCTGTTCTGCAACGTCGACGCCAATGCCGTCATGGAGTCCATCGACGTGCCCTCGATCTATGAGGTGCCCCTGATGATGCACGCTCAGCACCTCGACGAGGTGGTCCTCGACAAGCTGAACCTCCCGGCCGACAAAGAACCCGACATGGATGCCTGGTGCGCCTTCGTCGAGAAGATCAAGCATCCCTCGAAGAAGATCGACATCGCCCTCGTCGGTAAATATACCGAACTCCACGACGCCTACAAGTCGATCAGCGAGTCGTTCATCCACGCCGGGGCCGTCAACGACTGCCACGTCAAACTCCATTACGTCAACTCCGAGAAGATCACCCCCGAGAACGTCGAGGCTCAGCTCGGCAAGATGGGCGGTATCCTTGTGGCGCCCGGATTCGGAAACCGCGGGATCGAGGGCAAGATCGAGGCCGTGCGCTTCGCCCGGGAGAACCGGATCCCGTTCCTCGGAATCTGTCTCGGCATGCAGTGCGCCGTGATCGAATTCGCCCGCAACGTCCTCGGCATCGCCGATGCCAACTCCAGCGAGATGGAGCAGACCGCACACCCGGTCATCGACCTCATGGAGGAGCAGAAGGGCGTAACCGCCAAGGGCGGAACGATGCGCCTGGGCGCCTACCCCTGTGTGCTGCGGAAAGGATCCAAAGCCGCCGAGGCCTACGGAAAACTCAATATCTCGGAACGCCACCGCCACCGTTACGAATTCAACAACGACTACCTCGAACGCTTCGAGGCCGCAGGCATGAAGGCCGTGGGCGTGAACCCCGATACGAACCTCGTCGAGGTCGTCGAGATCGAGGGCCATCCCTGGTTCGTCGGTACGCAGTTCCACCCCGAATACAAGAGCACCGTCCTGAGCCCTTCGCCGCTCTTCGTCGCCTTCGTGAAGGCCGCGCTGGAGTTTGCCGAAGCCAAATAG
- a CDS encoding response regulator transcription factor, with protein MSHRILLVDDEVDILEFVRYNLVREGYEVYTAQNGAEALKVAAECHPHLILLDMMMPVMDGAQTCRAIRANPELKDTMVVFLSALGEEEQQLAGFGVGADDYLTKPIKMKLLKSRVQAILKRIDADPIPKKPAPTGITVDRERYTVIRDGEEITLPRKEFALLELLYSSPGRLIPREEIYTKIWGTDVVVGDRTIDVHIRKLRQKIGDERIVTVKGVGYKYEP; from the coding sequence ATGAGCCACCGCATCCTGCTGGTCGACGATGAGGTCGACATTCTGGAATTCGTCCGCTACAACCTCGTGCGCGAGGGTTACGAGGTCTACACGGCGCAAAACGGCGCCGAAGCGCTGAAGGTCGCCGCGGAGTGCCATCCGCACCTGATCCTGCTGGACATGATGATGCCGGTGATGGACGGGGCGCAGACGTGCCGGGCGATCCGTGCGAATCCGGAGTTGAAGGATACGATGGTGGTTTTTCTCTCGGCACTGGGCGAAGAGGAGCAGCAGTTGGCGGGTTTCGGCGTGGGGGCCGACGACTACCTGACCAAGCCGATCAAGATGAAACTCCTGAAGAGCCGCGTGCAGGCGATCCTGAAGCGGATCGATGCGGACCCGATTCCGAAGAAACCGGCCCCGACGGGCATTACGGTGGACCGGGAGCGCTACACGGTGATCCGCGACGGCGAGGAGATCACCCTTCCGCGCAAGGAGTTCGCGTTGCTGGAGCTGCTCTATTCGTCGCCGGGGCGTCTGATTCCGCGGGAGGAGATCTACACGAAGATCTGGGGCACGGATGTGGTTGTGGGCGACCGCACGATCGACGTGCACATCCGGAAACTGCGGCAGAAGATCGGCGACGAACGGATCGTCACGGTCAAGGGCGTAGGCTACAAGTACGAGCCGTAG
- the crcB gene encoding fluoride efflux transporter CrcB has protein sequence MIRALFCVGLGGAAGSMARYLLSTWTLGGQTMLGFPVGTFVVNAAGSLLIGILLQTLTSSTAGWLLVTGFCGGFTTFSTFSADTVRLLRAGDYGPAAGYVVLSVGVCLAFTTLGMHLGSQMKG, from the coding sequence ATGATTCGTGCACTTTTCTGCGTGGGTCTCGGAGGTGCTGCGGGGAGCATGGCCCGCTACCTGCTTTCGACGTGGACGCTGGGAGGCCAGACGATGCTGGGATTCCCGGTGGGGACGTTCGTTGTCAATGCCGCGGGGTCGCTGCTGATCGGCATCCTGCTGCAGACACTCACGTCGTCGACGGCGGGCTGGCTGCTCGTGACGGGCTTCTGCGGGGGTTTCACGACCTTCTCGACCTTCTCGGCAGATACCGTACGCCTGCTCCGGGCCGGAGATTACGGACCGGCGGCGGGTTATGTCGTTTTGAGCGTGGGCGTATGTCTCGCCTTCACGACGCTGGGAATGCACCTGGGGTCGCAAATGAAGGGTTAG
- a CDS encoding glutamate-5-semialdehyde dehydrogenase: protein METNYRALFEAARRAGTALSNTPADRLSSAVRTAAGLLRTHTDEILTANAEDLAAMDPASPLCDRLRLTPERIAAIAADMESVAALPSPQGEALAAWSRPNGMQLRKVRVPFGVVGMVCEARPNVTADIFSLCLKTGNACVLKGGSDARRSNEAIAARLHEALRREGLDEAAFTLLPSDHAAVGELLGAVGYVDVVIPRGGAGLIRFVRENARVPVIETGAGIVHTYFDAAGDLEKGRAVICNAKTRRVSVCNALDCLIIHRDRLGDLAALCAPLAGHRVTIYADKAALEALEGHYPAALLAPATEEHYGTEFLDYKLAVKSVSSFDEALAHIARYSSRHSEAIVTEDAAAAEAFTRRVDAACVYVNVSTAFTDGGQFGFGAEVGISTQKLHARGPMGLPELTTYKYVITGDGQTRPA, encoded by the coding sequence ATGGAAACAAACTACCGCGCACTTTTCGAGGCAGCGCGCCGGGCCGGCACCGCCCTCTCCAATACCCCTGCAGACCGGCTCTCGTCGGCCGTCCGCACGGCAGCCGGGCTGCTCCGCACCCACACCGACGAGATCCTGACGGCCAATGCCGAAGACCTTGCGGCCATGGACCCGGCCTCCCCGCTGTGCGACCGCCTGCGGCTGACGCCCGAACGGATCGCCGCCATCGCCGCGGACATGGAGTCGGTAGCGGCACTCCCCTCGCCGCAGGGCGAGGCGCTCGCCGCCTGGAGCCGTCCGAACGGGATGCAGCTCCGCAAGGTGCGCGTTCCGTTCGGCGTGGTGGGGATGGTCTGCGAGGCGCGTCCGAACGTCACGGCCGATATTTTCTCGCTCTGCCTGAAGACCGGGAATGCCTGCGTGCTGAAGGGCGGGAGCGACGCCCGCCGCTCGAACGAGGCGATTGCGGCCCGGCTCCACGAAGCGCTGCGCCGCGAAGGGCTCGACGAAGCGGCCTTCACGCTGCTGCCGTCGGACCACGCAGCGGTGGGCGAACTGCTCGGGGCCGTCGGCTACGTCGACGTGGTGATTCCGCGGGGCGGGGCGGGACTGATCCGCTTCGTGCGGGAGAACGCCCGGGTTCCGGTGATCGAGACCGGTGCGGGGATCGTCCACACCTATTTCGATGCCGCGGGCGATCTGGAGAAGGGCCGTGCGGTGATCTGCAACGCCAAGACGCGCCGCGTGAGCGTCTGCAACGCCCTGGACTGCCTCATCATCCACCGCGACCGGCTCGGGGACCTCGCCGCGCTGTGTGCGCCGCTGGCCGGGCACCGGGTCACGATCTACGCCGACAAGGCCGCCCTCGAAGCTCTGGAGGGACACTACCCTGCCGCACTGCTCGCCCCGGCCACGGAGGAGCACTACGGCACGGAGTTCCTGGACTACAAACTGGCCGTAAAGAGCGTGTCGTCGTTCGACGAGGCGCTGGCGCACATTGCCCGCTACTCGTCGCGGCACAGCGAGGCGATCGTCACCGAGGATGCGGCAGCGGCCGAGGCCTTCACGCGGCGGGTGGACGCGGCGTGCGTCTACGTGAACGTATCGACGGCCTTCACCGACGGCGGACAGTTCGGATTCGGCGCCGAGGTGGGGATCTCGACGCAGAAGCTCCACGCCCGGGGTCCGATGGGGCTTCCGGAACTGACAACCTACAAATACGTCATCACGGGCGACGGGCAGACGCGGCCGGCCTGA
- the proB gene encoding glutamate 5-kinase, translating into MTHTGKYRRIVIKIGSNVLTRDDGRPDTTRISALVDQIARLHRAGVEVVLVSSGAVASGRSLLESRVGRIDTVSARQLYSAVGQVKLLNRYYDLFNDYGIACGQVLTTKESLSTRRQYLNQRNCMEAMLAAGVIPIVNENDTISVTELMFTDNDELSGLVAAMMDADALLILSNIDGIYDGSPADPSSQVIRRVAPGRDLSQYIDTTRSSRGRGGMTSKSRISSRVAGEGIEVVIANGRRDGILTDLVLTDRDVVCTRFEAARHAASGVKKWIASSEGFAKGALRLDAGATAAVSRSKAASVLAVGVTDVEGDFERDDIVRVLSPEGTQLGVGRISCDSATARRNLGCKGLKPLIHCDYLYLE; encoded by the coding sequence ATGACACACACGGGAAAATACCGCCGCATCGTGATCAAGATCGGCAGCAACGTGCTGACGCGCGATGACGGGCGCCCCGACACGACGCGCATTTCGGCGCTTGTGGACCAGATTGCACGCCTGCACCGGGCGGGTGTGGAGGTGGTTCTCGTCTCGTCGGGGGCGGTTGCTTCGGGGCGCAGCCTGCTGGAGTCGCGCGTGGGGCGCATCGACACGGTTTCGGCGCGCCAACTCTACTCGGCGGTCGGACAGGTGAAGTTGCTGAACCGCTACTACGACCTCTTCAACGACTACGGCATCGCGTGCGGGCAGGTGCTCACCACGAAGGAGAGCCTCTCGACGCGCCGCCAGTACCTCAACCAGCGCAACTGCATGGAGGCGATGCTCGCGGCCGGGGTGATCCCGATCGTGAACGAGAACGACACGATCTCCGTGACGGAACTGATGTTCACCGACAACGACGAACTTTCGGGACTCGTGGCGGCGATGATGGACGCCGATGCGCTGCTGATCCTGAGCAACATCGACGGCATCTACGACGGTTCGCCCGCCGACCCGTCGTCGCAGGTGATCCGGCGCGTGGCGCCGGGTCGGGACCTTTCACAGTATATCGATACGACGCGCTCGTCGCGCGGACGCGGGGGCATGACCTCCAAGAGCCGGATTTCGAGCCGCGTGGCGGGCGAAGGGATCGAGGTGGTGATTGCCAACGGACGCCGCGACGGGATCCTCACGGACCTCGTGCTGACGGACCGCGACGTGGTCTGCACGCGCTTCGAAGCGGCCCGACACGCCGCTTCGGGTGTGAAGAAGTGGATCGCCAGCAGCGAAGGTTTCGCCAAGGGGGCGCTGCGTCTCGACGCCGGGGCGACGGCCGCGGTGAGCCGGAGCAAGGCAGCGAGCGTGCTGGCCGTGGGCGTAACCGACGTCGAGGGGGATTTCGAGCGGGACGACATCGTGCGGGTCCTCTCGCCGGAGGGTACCCAGCTGGGCGTGGGCCGCATCTCGTGCGACAGCGCCACGGCGCGCCGCAACCTGGGCTGCAAAGGTCTCAAACCACTGATTCACTGCGATTACCTTTACCTGGAATAA
- a CDS encoding helix-turn-helix domain-containing protein, with protein sequence MYERKIPVDLDCPLRLTMSLIDSKWKSCILDELRYRALRPSELHKIFPEATPRVLDMQLKELVEDGLVAKTIFPELPPRSEYAITPLGMTLIPIIDAMIAWGEKNTELFEKKYGKR encoded by the coding sequence ATGTACGAAAGAAAGATACCTGTGGATTTGGACTGTCCCTTGCGGCTGACCATGAGCCTGATTGATTCCAAGTGGAAGTCATGCATCCTGGACGAACTGCGCTACCGTGCCCTGCGTCCCAGCGAACTGCACAAGATATTCCCCGAAGCTACGCCTCGTGTGCTTGATATGCAACTGAAGGAATTGGTGGAAGACGGGCTGGTGGCGAAAACTATTTTTCCCGAATTGCCTCCGCGCTCGGAATATGCCATCACACCACTGGGGATGACGCTGATTCCCATCATCGATGCAATGATTGCATGGGGAGAGAAGAATACGGAATTATTTGAAAAGAAATATGGGAAACGGTAA
- a CDS encoding flavodoxin family protein: MKITVITGSPRKHGNSFALTDAFIREAEKLGHTVQRFDAALMKIGGCRACQTCFKTGKACSFDDDFNLIAPAIMEADAVVFTMPTYWYSIPAQIKGVVDRLFSFVVGGKDIAGKKCGLIACCEEDDVTVMDGIRMPLERSAALLKWEMAGEVLITGVLNEGDINKTDGCKQAAELAHKF; encoded by the coding sequence ATGAAGATAACAGTCATTACGGGCAGTCCTCGCAAGCATGGCAACAGCTTTGCCCTAACGGATGCATTTATCAGGGAAGCGGAGAAACTCGGCCATACGGTGCAACGCTTTGATGCCGCACTGATGAAGATAGGCGGCTGCCGTGCCTGTCAGACCTGCTTCAAGACGGGCAAGGCTTGTTCATTTGATGATGATTTCAACCTTATTGCACCTGCCATCATGGAAGCCGATGCTGTCGTATTCACCATGCCGACCTACTGGTATTCCATCCCGGCACAGATAAAGGGCGTGGTTGACCGCCTGTTTTCATTCGTGGTAGGCGGAAAGGATATCGCCGGAAAGAAATGCGGACTGATAGCCTGCTGCGAAGAAGACGACGTGACGGTAATGGACGGCATCCGTATGCCGCTGGAGCGTTCTGCCGCCCTGCTGAAATGGGAGATGGCTGGCGAAGTACTTATTACCGGAGTATTGAACGAAGGGGACATCAACAAGACAGACGGCTGCAAGCAAGCGGCTGAACTGGCGCATAAATTCTGA
- a CDS encoding DUF349 domain-containing protein, with the protein MATEKPTLSAPEEQVSPLAEDAQTSPVATPETSESQIPAGEAAPAEPAVTPAPEETPASEDPAAEEAPEAESAGAEKTPETPGAPEAPAETSAETPADVETAAAPVTEQVEKPVQEPGEEAASEPVQESVGEATPETVSEAVQEPVGERAPEAVREPAGADAAPRPKRARIKSAAEPVADFEEEEAPEEVRMDFVDEEAALAAQDAGLELEGETAEEAEAEQRAAEEKEAPEEKFAGKGKEELVAMFARMLEEQPVQSIRRDVEALKIAFYRIRRSEVEAARRRFLEEGGAEEDFAPAVDGAEVQLKELFKEYRRRRDIFIANLEAEKEANLKVKQQIIEELKELVNSDETLNHTFNKFRELQQRWRDTGPVPQAYIKDLWETYNLHVENFYNFIKINKELRDLDLKKNYEQKVALCEQAEALLLEPSVVEAFHKLQKLHDEWRETGPVANEYKETLWERFKAASSRINKLHQEHFEALKGEQLKNLELKTGLCEATEELAAQPLTTRREWNKASDKLLEIQKTWKTIGFAPKKDNNRIYERFRTACDRFFEAKRQFYAGLKAEMDHNLQLKNEICEAAESLVNSEEWKKTTDELIALQTRWKQIGAVSRRHSEAVWKRFRAACDRFFERKAAHFATVDGEYEENLRKKLALLDEMAAADVRTGGYEVIRDFQRRWSEIGFVPIKQKDAIQKRYKAAVDELFNVLRGSERDRSMGRFREKLSSMKGAGDRRLRSERERLYNKVRQLEQEIALLENNIGFFAKSKNAESLIADVRAKIERAREEMNATVEKVRMIDSQEAEENQPDNK; encoded by the coding sequence ATGGCTACTGAAAAACCGACACTTTCTGCTCCCGAGGAGCAAGTCAGCCCCCTGGCTGAAGATGCGCAGACGAGTCCCGTGGCGACTCCCGAAACCTCCGAATCCCAAATCCCGGCCGGGGAGGCGGCTCCCGCAGAGCCCGCTGTGACCCCTGCCCCTGAAGAGACCCCTGCCTCCGAGGATCCCGCTGCCGAAGAGGCCCCTGAGGCCGAATCCGCAGGAGCGGAGAAAACACCGGAAACCCCCGGGGCACCCGAAGCCCCCGCGGAAACTTCGGCCGAAACGCCTGCCGACGTCGAAACGGCGGCGGCACCTGTGACGGAACAGGTGGAGAAGCCCGTGCAGGAACCGGGGGAGGAGGCTGCGTCGGAGCCTGTGCAGGAATCCGTGGGGGAGGCAACTCCCGAGACCGTCTCCGAGGCTGTGCAGGAACCCGTGGGGGAGAGAGCTCCCGAGGCTGTTCGGGAACCGGCCGGTGCTGACGCCGCACCCCGCCCCAAGCGCGCTCGGATCAAATCCGCGGCGGAGCCTGTAGCCGATTTCGAAGAGGAGGAGGCCCCCGAAGAGGTGCGGATGGATTTCGTTGATGAGGAGGCGGCCCTCGCCGCACAGGATGCCGGACTCGAACTCGAAGGCGAAACCGCCGAGGAGGCCGAAGCCGAACAGCGCGCTGCCGAGGAGAAGGAGGCCCCCGAAGAGAAATTCGCCGGAAAGGGAAAGGAGGAGCTGGTCGCCATGTTCGCCCGGATGCTCGAAGAGCAGCCCGTACAGTCGATCCGCCGCGACGTCGAGGCCCTGAAGATCGCCTTCTACCGCATCCGCCGTTCGGAGGTTGAGGCCGCCCGCCGCCGCTTCCTCGAAGAGGGGGGCGCCGAGGAGGATTTCGCTCCCGCGGTCGACGGGGCCGAAGTGCAGCTCAAGGAGCTCTTCAAGGAGTACCGCCGCCGCCGCGACATCTTCATCGCCAACCTCGAGGCCGAAAAGGAGGCCAATCTCAAGGTCAAACAGCAGATCATCGAGGAGTTGAAGGAACTGGTCAACTCCGACGAGACGCTCAACCATACCTTCAACAAGTTCCGCGAACTCCAGCAGCGCTGGCGTGATACGGGCCCGGTGCCCCAGGCCTACATCAAGGACCTCTGGGAGACCTACAACCTCCATGTCGAGAACTTCTACAACTTCATCAAGATCAACAAGGAGCTGCGCGATCTCGACCTGAAGAAGAACTACGAGCAGAAGGTCGCCCTCTGCGAACAGGCCGAAGCCCTGCTGCTCGAACCCTCGGTGGTCGAGGCCTTCCACAAACTGCAGAAACTCCACGACGAGTGGCGCGAGACGGGTCCCGTGGCCAACGAGTACAAGGAGACCCTCTGGGAGCGCTTCAAGGCCGCGTCGAGCCGCATCAACAAACTCCATCAGGAGCATTTCGAAGCCCTCAAGGGCGAGCAGCTCAAGAACCTCGAACTCAAGACCGGACTCTGCGAGGCCACCGAAGAACTCGCCGCACAGCCCCTCACGACCCGCAGGGAGTGGAACAAGGCCAGCGACAAGCTCCTGGAGATCCAGAAAACCTGGAAGACCATCGGCTTCGCACCCAAGAAGGACAACAACCGTATCTACGAGCGTTTCCGCACCGCCTGCGACCGCTTCTTCGAGGCCAAACGCCAGTTCTATGCCGGGCTGAAGGCCGAGATGGATCACAACCTCCAGCTCAAGAACGAGATTTGCGAGGCTGCCGAGTCGCTCGTGAACAGCGAGGAGTGGAAGAAGACAACCGACGAACTGATCGCCCTCCAGACCCGCTGGAAGCAGATCGGGGCCGTGTCGCGCCGCCACTCCGAAGCCGTCTGGAAACGCTTCCGCGCCGCCTGCGACCGCTTCTTCGAACGCAAGGCCGCCCATTTCGCAACGGTCGACGGCGAGTATGAGGAGAACCTCCGCAAGAAACTCGCCCTGCTCGACGAAATGGCCGCCGCCGATGTCCGCACCGGCGGTTATGAGGTGATCCGCGACTTCCAGCGCCGCTGGAGCGAGATCGGATTCGTGCCCATCAAGCAGAAGGATGCCATCCAGAAGCGTTACAAGGCTGCCGTCGACGAACTGTTCAACGTCCTGCGCGGCTCCGAACGCGACCGCTCGATGGGCCGCTTCCGCGAGAAACTCTCCTCGATGAAGGGCGCCGGGGATCGCCGTCTCCGTTCCGAACGCGAACGCCTCTACAACAAGGTCCGCCAGCTGGAGCAGGAGATCGCCCTGCTGGAAAACAACATCGGATTCTTCGCCAAATCGAAAAACGCCGAGTCGCTCATCGCCGACGTGCGCGCCAAGATCGAGCGCGCCCGCGAGGAGATGAACGCAACCGTCGAGAAGGTCCGCATGATCGACAGCCAGGAGGCGGAAGAGAATCAGCCGGACAACAAATAG
- a CDS encoding IS110 family transposase, protein MRGQRNEISFRGQKIYIGIDVHLKSWSVTVLSETSVLKKFSQHPSPEALHGFLARSYPGAEYHSVYEAGFCGFWIHERLTALGIDNIVVNPGDVPTKSSEKLRKSDAVDSSKLARSLRANELKGIYTPDSASLEMRSLIRLKNSITKDTTRQKNRIKSQLRYLGIGIPQEFLEPFSNWSKRFIAWLKEVETLTPSGRQALDIQIRHLEELRRQKLEMTRALRTLAKTDRFREPLRLIMTVPGFGQATGMAFLSEICDIARFRNAEQLAAYIGMIPMCHSSGEKDGTGDITVRRNAVMRCNLIEAAWVAVRQDPAMNLFFTEQCKRMPKSKAIVKVARKLVNRLYFVLKHQTDYVNSVMS, encoded by the coding sequence ATGAGAGGACAAAGAAACGAAATTAGTTTCAGAGGACAAAAGATTTATATAGGGATCGATGTCCATTTGAAGAGTTGGTCGGTTACGGTCTTGTCGGAGACCTCCGTGCTGAAGAAGTTTAGTCAGCATCCGAGTCCGGAAGCATTGCACGGATTTCTGGCGCGGAGTTATCCGGGAGCCGAATATCATTCGGTATACGAAGCCGGCTTCTGCGGGTTCTGGATACACGAACGGCTGACGGCATTAGGGATTGACAACATCGTGGTCAATCCGGGGGATGTTCCGACCAAGAGCAGTGAAAAGCTTCGTAAGAGTGACGCCGTGGATAGCAGCAAGCTGGCGCGGAGTTTACGAGCCAACGAACTGAAAGGCATTTACACGCCGGACAGCGCATCGTTGGAGATGCGTTCCTTGATAAGATTGAAGAACTCGATAACAAAAGACACGACGCGTCAGAAGAACCGGATCAAGTCCCAATTGCGGTATCTGGGCATTGGGATTCCACAAGAGTTCCTCGAACCGTTCTCCAACTGGTCAAAACGTTTTATTGCCTGGTTGAAGGAGGTTGAAACCCTCACACCGAGCGGGCGTCAGGCCCTCGACATTCAAATCCGGCATCTGGAGGAGCTACGCCGCCAGAAGTTGGAGATGACACGGGCTTTGCGGACATTGGCCAAGACGGACCGGTTTCGCGAACCGCTGCGGTTGATTATGACCGTTCCGGGGTTCGGACAGGCTACGGGAATGGCATTTCTTTCGGAGATATGCGACATTGCCCGTTTCCGCAATGCCGAACAACTGGCCGCCTATATCGGGATGATCCCGATGTGCCATTCCAGTGGAGAGAAAGATGGGACAGGAGACATTACCGTGCGAAGAAACGCCGTCATGCGCTGTAACCTGATAGAGGCCGCATGGGTGGCGGTACGTCAAGACCCTGCGATGAACCTGTTTTTTACTGAACAGTGCAAGCGAATGCCAAAGAGCAAGGCCATCGTAAAGGTCGCTCGCAAACTGGTCAACAGATTATACTTCGTACTCAAGCACCAGACTGATTATGTCAATAGTGTCATGTCATAG